One segment of Pan paniscus chromosome 20, NHGRI_mPanPan1-v2.0_pri, whole genome shotgun sequence DNA contains the following:
- the LOC100974890 gene encoding cytochrome b-c1 complex subunit Rieske, mitochondrial yields the protein MLSVAARSGPFAPVLSATSRGVAGALRPLVQATVPATPEQPVLDLKRPFLSRESLSGQAVRRPLVASVGLNVPASVCYSHTDVKVPDFSEYRRLEVLDSTKSSRESSEARKGFSYLVTGVTTVGVAYAAKNAVTQFVSSMSASADVLALAKIEIKLSDIPEGKNMAFKWRGKPLFVRHRTQKEIEQEAAVELSQLRDPQHDLDRVKKPEWVILIGVCTHLGCVPIANAGDFGGYYCPCHGSHYDASGRIRLGPAPLNLEVPTYEFTSDDMVIVG from the exons ATGTTGTCGGTCGCAGCCCGCTCGGGCCCGTTCGCGCCCGTCCTGTCGGCCACGTCCCGCGGGGTGGCGGGCGCGCTGCGGCCCTTGGTGCAGGCCACGGTGCCCGCCACCCCGGAGCAGCCTGTGTTGGACCTGAAGCGGCCCTTCCTCAGCCGGGAGTCGCTGAGCGGCCAGGCCGTGCGCCGGCCTTTGGTCGCCTCCGTGGGCCTCAATG TCCCTGCTTCTGTTTGTTATTCCCACACAGACGTCAAGGTGCCTGACTTCTCTGAATACCGCCGCCTTGAAGTTTTAGATAGTACGAAGTCTTCAAGAGAAAGCAGCGAGGCTAGGAAAGGTTTCTCCTATTTGGTAACTGGAGTAACTACTGTGGGTGTCGCATATGCTGCCAAGAATGCCGTCACCCAGTTCGTTTCCAGCATGAGTGCTTCTGCTGATGTGTTGGCCCTGGCGAAAATCGAAATCAAGTTATCCGATATTCCAGAAGGCAAGAACATGGCTTTCAAATGGAGAGGCAAACCCCTGTTTGTGCGTCATAGAACCCAGAAGGAAATTGAGCAGGAAGCTGCAGTTGAATTATCACAGTTGAGGGACCCACAGCATGATCTAGATCGAGTAAAGAAACCTGAATGGGTTATCCTGATAGGTGTTTGCACTCATCTTGGTTGTGTACCCATTGCAAATGCAGGAGATTTTGGTGGTTATTACTGCCCTTGCCATGGGTCACACTATGATGCATCTGGCAGGATCAGATTGGGTCCTGCTCCTCTCAACCTTGAAGTCCCCACGTATGAGTTCACCAGTGACGATATGGTGATTGTTGGTTAG